Proteins from a single region of Kluyveromyces lactis strain NRRL Y-1140 chromosome C complete sequence:
- the ATP20 gene encoding F1F0 ATP synthase subunit g (similar to uniprot|Q12233 Saccharomyces cerevisiae YPR020W ATP20 Subunit g of the mitochondrial F1F0 ATP synthase which is a large enzyme complex required for ATP synthesis associated only with the dimeric form of ATP synthase) has translation MISRVQSLVSSLTHKTQSLLTKTVYYGKVTAELSKQVYTKEGLQPPNFSDFEMVYTRLYRQALGYADKPQQVVNLLKNIEKDQAVKIGAFGVQLLGLYSLGEIIGRRKVVGYRNYSTHH, from the coding sequence ATGATTTCCAGAGTCCAATctttagtttcttctttgacaCACAAGACACAATCACTGTTGACCAAGACCGTTTACTACGGTAAGGTTACTGCTGAATTATCCAAGCAGGTCTACACTAAGGAAGGTCTACAGCCACCAAACTTCTCGGACTTTGAAATGGTCTACACCAGATTGTACAGACAAGCTTTGGGTTATGCTGATAAGCCTCAACAAGTTGTTaacttgttgaagaacattgaaaaggacCAAGCCGTTAAGATCGGTGCTTTCGGCGTGCAATTGTTAGGTTTATACTCATTGGGTGAAATTATCGGTAGAAGAAAGGTTGTTGGTTACCGTAACTACTCTACTCACCACTAA
- the ROK1 gene encoding RNA-dependent ATPase ROK1 (similar to uniprot|P45818 Saccharomyces cerevisiae YGL171W ROK1 ATP-dependent RNA helicase of the DEAD box family required for 18S rRNA synthesis), producing MDIFRVLTRGASIRKNGDSNRTQSADFSMANEKKSKTAGSSSTPARDEQQLTKELDFFRNKKIMNKVKSESTKGEGEDEVQEDNQEEDEDHADDETELSGKIITKQDALKLRKSYQGNVSGNSVPLPIGSFEDLITRFQFDKRLLNNLIENNFTEPTPIQSESIPILLHERDMIACAPTGSGKTLAFLIPLLQQIINDKTTVGLKGLIISPTKELANQIFIECSKLANKIYLDKKRPLQVALLSKSLSSKLKNKVISEDKYDIIISTPLRLITVVQEEALNLGKVKHLIFDEADKLFDKTFVEQTDDILSSCTDPHLRKTMFSATIPSNVEEIAQTIMNDPIRVIIGHKEAANINIDQQLVFCGNEEGKLIAIRQLVLEGEFKPPVIIFLESITRAKALFHELLYDKLNVDVIHAERTQVQRDKIIERFKSGDLWCLICTDVLARGVDFKGVNLVINYDVPRSAQAYVHRIGRTGRGGRSGKAITFYTKQDSLAIKPIINVMKQSGCEVSEWMQKISSMSKREKESLKKGKGHVERKQISTVPKVVKQKKRQRREMIEASKKRKLSVSDAEEEAGNDST from the coding sequence ATGGATATCTTTAGAGTCTTGACTCGTGGAGCTAGCATAAGGAAGAATGGTGATTCTAATAGAACACAGTCTGCAGACTTTAGCATGGctaatgaaaagaagagtaaGACAGCTGGCAGCTCAAGTACACCAGCTAGAGATGAACAACAATTGACTAAGGAGTTGGATTTTTTCCGTAATAAGAAAATCATGAATAAGGTAAAGTCTGAGTCAACCAAAGGTGAAGGTGAAGACGAAGTACAAGAAGAtaatcaagaagaagacgaagatcATGCTGATGACGAGACTGAGTTATCCGGGAAAATTATCACGAAACAAGATGCGTTAAAGTTACGTAAATCTTATCAAGGGAATGTTTCAGGGAATAGTGTTCCTTTGCCCATCGGTTCTTTTGAAGACTTGATCACAAGGTTCCAATTCGATAAGAGATTGTTAAACAACCTCATAGAAAATAACTTCACTGAACCAACTCCGATTCAAAGTGAATCTATACCGATTTTGTTGCATGAACGTGACATGATCGCTTGTGCTCCCACAGGTTCTGGTAAAACGTTGGCATTTTTGATCCCACTACTGCAACAGATAATCAACGATAAAACCACAGTTGGTCTTAAAGGTTTAATTATATCCCCAACAAAAGAACTTGCGAACCAGATCTTCATCGAATGTTCCAAATTAGCGAACAAGATATACTTGGACAAGAAAAGACCTCTGCAAGTTGCCctactttcaaaatcattaagctcaaaattaaagaataaagTTATCAGTGAGGACAAGTACGATATTATCATTTCTACTCCCTTGAGATTGATTACTGTGGTTCAGGAAGAAGCCTTGAATTTGGGTAAAGTGAAACATTtaatatttgatgaagCGGATAAATTATTCGACAAGACATTTGTGGAACAAACTGATGATATCTTGAGTTCATGTACTGATCCACATCTCCGTAAAACAATGTTCTCTGCCACTATACCATCCAACGTGGAGGAAATCGCCCAAACCATCATGAACGATCCTATCAGAGTCATTATCGGTCACAAAGAAGCAGCAAATATCAACATTGATCAACAATTAGTATTCTGTGGTAACGAGGAAGGTAAACTTATAGCCATCAGGCAATTGGTTCTTGAAGGTGAATTCAAACCTCCAGTAATCATCTTTTTGGAATCTATTACAAGAGCCAAGGCATTGTTCCATGAATTGCTATATGACAAGTTGAATGTGGACGTGATCCATGCCGAAAGAACTCAAGTTCAAAGAGATAAAATTATCGAAAGATTCAAGTCTGGAGACCTTTGGTGTTTGATCTGTACCGATGTGTTGGCTCGTGGTGTCGACTTCAAAGGTGTGAATCTGGTCATCAATTATGATGTTCCTAGATCAGCTCAGGCGTATGTGCATAGAATCGGTAGAACAGGTAGAGGTGGTAGATCCGGTAAAGCCATTACTTTTTACACGAAACAAGATTCTTTGGCAATTAAACCAATAATAAACGTGATGAAGCAAAGTGGATGTGAAGTCTCAGAGTGGATgcaaaagatttcttccatGTCCAAAAGAGAGAAggaatcattgaaaaaggGTAAGGGTCATGTGGAGAGGAAACAAATCAGTACTGTTCCTAAGGTtgtaaaacaaaaaaagagacaaagaagagaaatgaTCGAAGCTTCAAAGAAACGGAAACTCTCTGTATCGGATGCCGAGGAAGAAGCTGGCAACGATTCGACCTAA
- the DUR3 gene encoding Dur3p (similar to uniprot|P33413 Saccharomyces cerevisiae YHL016C DUR3 Plasma membrane urea transporter expression is highly sensitive to nitrogen catabolite repression and induced by allophanate the last intermediate of the allantoin degradative pathway), giving the protein MAVMEAPLPQGAGYAVVVGLGFVFAFAMILTTYVLRRYQKEIITAEEFATAGRSVKTGLIAAAVVSSWTWAATLLQSTTMVYKVGISGGYFYAAGAGYQVILFSALAIKCKQRAPNAHTYLEIIKARYGTIGHFCYMFYALATNVLVTAMLLTGGSAVVSDLTGMHTVAACFLLPVGVVLYTIFGGIKATFLTDYVHTIVIIVIIMIFAFTVYATNSQLGSPKAVYDLVREAAKAHPIEGNAGGEYLTMRSRSGGIFFVINIVGNFGTVFLDAGYWNKAISSSPAAALPGYVLGGLSWIAIPNLISLAMGLACVALESSPNFPTYPERLTAEQVSAGLVLPTAAVTLLGKGGAVASLLLVFMAVTSAMSAELIAVSSIFTYDIYRSYLKPKATGKQLIFSSHISCIVFGLIMSGFATGLYYAGISMGYLYELMGIIISSAVIPCALSLFWDAQNLVAVVASPIIGTSLAIMSWLVCTKSLYGEITVSTTFEDDPMLTGNIVALLSPLITIPLLTYIFKPQNFDWEILKTITRADEEEELLEAEGNEVSVSDSDSVGNNQDAEKLQAVKTVITTVDEIPRETIERMAEEESQYLSRASKIAGYLAIFFAISFMVLWPMPMYGTGYIFSEKFFTGWVCVLIIWIFFTAFCVCCYPLWEGRHGIYTTVRGIYWDLSGQTYKLREWQDANPREMKAVQSQIIAKIESIRSETNKSKVRQNLDDVIER; this is encoded by the coding sequence ATGGCAGTCATGGAAGCTCCGCTGCCACAAGGCGCAGGTTATGCAGTTGTTGTAGGATTGGGTTTTGTCTTCGCTTTTGCAATGATTTTGACCACATATGTGCTAAGACGTtatcaaaaggaaattatCACTGCTGAAGAGTTCGCTACTGCCGGTAGATCAGTTAAGACTGGTTTAATTGCTGCCGCTGTTGTCAGTTCATGGACCTGGGCAGCCACTTTGTTGCAATCTACAACCATGGTTTATAAAGTCGGTATCTCTGGTGGCTATTTCTATGCTGCAGGCGCAGGGTACCAAGTCATCTTATTCAGTGCATTGGCAATTAAATGTAAGCAAAGGGCGCCAAATGCACACACTTATTTGGAAATTATCAAGGCCAGATACGGGACCATTGGGCATTTTTGTTACATGTTTTATGCTTTAGCGACTAACGTTTTGGTCACTGCGATGCTTTTGACCGGTGGTTCTGCAGTTGTGTCAGATTTAACGGGGATGCACACTGTCGCCGCATGTTTCTTATTGCCAGTTGGTGTCGTATTGTATACGATCTTCGGTGGTATAAAAGCTACGTTCTTGACCGATTATGTTCATACGATCGTTATCATTGTAATTATCATGATTTTCGCATTCACAGTTTACGCCACGAATAGCCAACTTGGGTCTCCGAAGGCAGTGTACGATCTAGTTAGAGAAGCAGCCAAAGCACATCCAATCGAGGGTAATGCTGGTGGTGAGTATTTGACAATGAGATCTCGTTCTGGTGGTATCTTCTTTGTTATAAACATTGTCGGTAACTTCGGTACCGTTTTCTTGGATGCTGGTTACTGGAATAAAGCTATTTCTTCATCCCCGGCAGCAGCTTTACCAGGTTACGTTCTTGGTGGGCTATCCTGGATCGCTATTCCAAATTTAATTTCCCTTGCTATGGGTTTGGCCTGTGTGGCATTGGAATCTTCTCCAAACTTCCCAACTTATCCAGAAAGGCTAACTGCAGAGCAAGTTAGTGCTGGTCTTGTGCTGCCAACTGCGGCTGTTACATTATTGGGTAAAGGTGGTGCTGTCGCTTCGTTGTTATTGGTTTTCATGGCTGTTACAAGTGCCATGTCAGCTGAATTGATTGCCGTCTCATCTATCTTCACTTACGATATTTACAGATCTtatttgaaaccaaaggCCACAGGTAAACAATTAATATTCTCCTCTCACATCAGTTGTATCGTATTTGGTTTAATTATGAGTGGTTTCGCTACCGGTTTGTATTACGCAGGAATCAGTATGGGTTATCTTTACGAGTTAATGGGTATCATTATTTCATCTGCAGTGATCCCTTGTGCGCTATCATTGTTTTGGGATGCCCAAAACTTAGTAGCAGTGGTAGCATCGCCAATTATCGGAACAAGTCTTGCAATTATGTCCTGGTTAGTATGCACCAAATCCTTATACGGTGAAATCACCGTCAGTACcacttttgaagatgatccAATGCTAACTGGTAACATTGTTGCTCTATTATCACCATTGATTACGATACCATTGTTGACTTACATCTTCAAACCACAAAATTTCGACTGGGAGATCCTTAAGACCATTACCAGagctgatgaagaagaagagttaCTTGAAGCCGAGGGAAACGAAGTCTCTGTCTCTGATTCTGACAGTGTTGGTAACAATCAAGATGCCGAGAAATTGCAAGCTGTGAAAACCGTGATAACAACTGTAGACGAAATCCCAAGAGAAaccattgaaagaatggctgaagaagagagtCAGTATCTAAGCAGAGCTAGTAAGATTGCTGGATATTTGGCCATCTTTTTCGCTATTTCATTTATGGTCCTATGGCCAATGCCAATGTATGGTACCGGATACATCTTCTctgaaaagttctttaCCGGTTGGGTCTGTGTCCTAATCATTtggatcttcttcactGCATTCTGTGTGTGCTGTTACCCACTATGGGAAGGAAGACACGGCATATATACCACGGTAAGAGGTATATACTGGGATCTATCGGGTCAAACCTACAAATTAAGGGAATGGCAAGATGCTAACCCACGGGAAATGAAAGCTGTGCAATCTCAAATCATAGCAAAGATCGAATCAATCAGATCGGAAACTAACAAAAGTAAAGTGAGGCAAAACTTGGACGATGTTATCGAACGTTGA
- a CDS encoding S10 family peptidase (uniprot|Q70SJ1 Kluyveromyces lactis pcl1 Putative carboxypeptidase-related protein) codes for MKWIYTFIAAVSATVTFHPENVEYSLSAKELDPASLGIDTVNQWSGYLDYQDKKHSFYWFFESRNDPANDPVILYLNGGPGCSSMDNLFFETGPASIGPDLKPIHNPYSWNNNASIIFLDQPVNVGFSYSEERVKTTNDAARDVYNFLDLFFTKFPNLTANAFHIAGESYAGHYIPRIAHEIVSVHKDDTKFNLSSIVIGNGLTDPLVQNQYFKPMACGEGGYPAILNPSKCRTMSVSNLACKGLTSLCSKTKLTLACVSASTFCWKSLIQPAFDSAVNPCDIRGPCEDPESGLCWKTLGYIRSYLNQEFVQDALGTKVSSYNGCNTSVGSDFFLTGDNSRPFQQYVTELLDLNIPVLIYAGDTDYICNWLGNMAWTDALTWKDHISYETLPLNPWYSLNGSVQFGEVKNHGPFTFLRVFEAGHTVPYYQPLATMEMINRWISGDLSLGYSN; via the coding sequence ATGAAGTGGATTTACACCTTTATCGCTGCTGTTTCAGCAACAGTTACCTTCCACCCAGAGAATGTTGAATATTCGCTAAGTGCCAAAGAACTTGACCCTGCATCTCTAGGTATCGATACAGTAAACCAATGGTCCGGGTATCTTGATTATCAGGACAAGAAACACTCATTCTATTGGTTCTTCGAATCTAGGAACGATCCAGCTAATGATCCTGTGATTCTATATTTGAACGGTGGGCCCGGGTGTTCTTCAATGGACAATTTGTTCTTCGAAACGGGGCCTGCTTCAATTGGGCCTGATTTAAAACCAATCCATAACCCATATTCATGGAATAATAACGCTTCCATTATATTCCTAGATCAGCCTGTAAACGTCGGATTTTCGTACAGCGAAGAAAGAGTTAAAACTACAAATGACGCTGCTAGAGACGTTTACAACTTCTTGGATCTATTCTTTACCAAATTTCCCAACTTAACCGCAAACGCTTTCCACATAGCTGGAGAATCATATGCTGGTCATTACATTCCTAGAATTGCCCATGAAATTGTCAGTGTTCATAAGGATGATACGAAGTtcaatctttcatcaattgtGATAGGTAACGGGCTTACAGATCCATTGGTACAGAATCAATACTTTAAACCGATGGCTTGTGGTGAAGGTGGATATCCAGCTATATTAAATCCCAGTAAGTGCCGTACAATGTCGGTAAGTAATTTGGCTTGTAAAGGTTTAACCAGTCTTTGCTCTAAAACCAAATTAACCCTGGCGTGCGTATCTGCTTCTACATTTTGCTGGAAATCATTGATTCAACCTGCTTTCGATTCTGCTGTGAATCCATGCGATATAAGAGGTCCCTGTGAAGATCCAGAGTCGGGGCTCTGTTGGAAGACCTTAGGATATATCCGCTCTTACTTGAACCAAGAATTTGTGCAAGACGCTCTAGGTACGAAAGTGAGCTCGTATAACGGATGTAATACTTCAGTTGGGAGCGACTTCTTCCTGACGGGTGATAATAGCAGGCCATTCCAGCAATATGTGACCGAACTGCTTGATTTGAACATTCCTGTCTTGATATATGCCGGCGATACAGACTACATATGTAATTGGTTGGGTAATATGGCGTGGACCGATGCTCTCACATGGAAGGACCATATAAGCTATGAAACGTTACCCTTAAACCCATGGTATAGTTTGAACGGATCCGTCCAGTTTGGTGAGGTCAAAAACCACGGACCCTTTACTTTCCTCAGAGTATTCGAAGCAGGTCATACGGTTCCATATTATCAACCACTAGCTACTATGGAAATGATCAACAGATGGATCTCGGGGGACCTTTCTTTAGGCTACTCTAACTAA
- the MRPL15 gene encoding mitochondrial 54S ribosomal protein mL57 (similar to uniprot|P36523 Saccharomyces cerevisiae YLR312W-A MRPL15 Mitochondrial ribosomal protein of the large subunit), giving the protein MSLTKIGLNLSTKFGVRNGSYLHVGTRVRGLKRDPVESLKNPHGLHYDSLVKDGHVSTVKQGLNLEKYGIDLPDDIITQCLTHKSFAQGIKPYNQKLSIIGGHFVKYQACLHSLGLPVSERQLSQSVQSEPVINGLNFGMLGKGSSKMLISKQSTAEFLQRRNLDKLVFWNKRDTQKSHKYNGEYTVLQTVLNSVVGSVYLLHGQDKATEYVLHELFSDNSDSLTKISESLLANRDTTEKL; this is encoded by the coding sequence ATGTCCTTAACCAAAATTGGTCTTAACTTAAGCACAAAATTCGGCGTGCGTAATGGTTCTTATCTACACGTTGGGACTAGGGTACGTGGTTTGAAAAGAGACCCAGTTGAgtctttgaagaatccaCACGGTTTGCACTATGATTCTCTTGTCAAGGATGGCCATGTATCTACTGTTAAGCAaggtttgaatttggaaaaatatGGTATTGACTTGCCAGACGACATCATTACACAATGTTTGACTCACAAGTCGTTTGCCCAAGGTATTAAACCATACAATCAGAAATTGTCTATTATCGGTGGTCATTTTGTGAAATATCAAGCTTGTCTTCATTCCTTGGGTCTACCTGTTTCTGAAAGGCAACTATCACAAAGCGTACAGTCTGAACCTGTTATTAACGGACTAAATTTCGGTATGCTTGGGAAGGGAAGTTCTAAAATGTTAATATCCAAACAGAGTACGGCTGAATTTTTGCAAAGGAGAAACCTAGATAAATTAGTGTTTTGGAACAAACGAGACACTCAAAAAAGTCACAAATATAACGGTGAGTATACCGTGCTACAAACTGTGCTAAATTCTGTGGTCGGCAGTGTCTATCTATTGCACGGTCAAGACAAGGCCACCGAATACGTGTTGCATGAACTATTCAGCGACAATAGTGATTCCCTAACGAAGATATCTGAAAGTTTGTTAGCAAACAGGGATACGACCGAGAAGTTATAA
- a CDS encoding uncharacterized protein (weakly similar to uniprot|P23201 Saccharomyces cerevisiae YLL021W SPA2 Component of the polarisome which functions in actin cytoskeletal organization during polarized growth acts as a scaffold for Mkk1p and Mpk1p cell wall integrity signaling components potential Cdc28p substrate), with translation MKEGAKELKYAQKVQIHNYYVALKQFFEVTGGSHDRSMTSRAQKARSKLLKLSSSQFFELSTDVSDELQRRIDESQPQHDYLVPNESFHAKRNQARQKLANLSNARFNDLVDDILFEIRRRGFDTLPEPEEADYQEFPNADTDEDFNSNDKAEVSSPALHVLDSKPSPIVPSSINNTSVEKLPEDENSALNATLQTSTVIPKTASIDWSSDEEDHKPEADEKELASEDNDVIKIDRAFSLNQSPVIIPDETQSPPQPTASSPVGNRSPISIDDHFTFSERPLSQSSEARTPLAQTAATTAMAASAGLSPFTSNKNKMGSLSQSVERNKDRDIELLVLEGNKLDSTITTLEREKSELLNQLDELKTNNQRLTEEVQQLKQNADQSSTTKALDSNFQKGMSEMTTQLNQLSIENEELKQEKLELQLQLKNIQSPVKSIDGKSGKDAAYWKSKYEDAFAEKPVRTSSSSMAPISNKQLFPETSIIPSNLIDDLDSKLSQILSLIVSPEPPVLFLFENIASISEYCSKILTLVHSPDTKTMRLVLENTISHAITSVRYFSSYKTPLSRVILENSVSEISFAIYDLVKTVNGGSNNDEIFTSNKSGDQLDSPLGLSMQNRQTSNNFAKGLHEGSVLDKPSLLPSRADSVEMSPVKPLKITQKKNTDDASSRPVSVRKPSGTGLFTAMLNGGMKKDNASKKSKNILQLELPLDNNSKSESNAPIIERRELKTIDAIKSASASNSLLPTSPLAKKSSAVVPSDFKDPNPFELSSPEKGKLLQNINSDIYNSNDEETESESVEEEDDGNSTYEVLRQTMKQKHLQEENGTNEEKNLKGIFSPVVHPQPIEVSTEDVDLNEKSFNFESEENAKSESESVPSITVNKKNIKLVPIPAVTPTLKQKEPSPSPTAELVISPLRPIVTASDNSKVNDDQKAVDANKSESETKEIAEQSETGETDDDIEFDVDAFDIENPDNSLSDLLLYLEYQTMDVINTIQSLLSSIKLPKSTAGELRTESNAINQVIRQMVEATSVSMNQSRNSQLKEHGSWVVQSLDDCRRRMTILCHLKPDGIVVAHEGDEEFADKHFKQRLAGIAFDVAKCTKELVKTVEEASLKTNIEYLNAKLSK, from the coding sequence ATGAAAGAGGGTGCTAAGGAACTGAAATATGCACAAAAAGTGCAGATCCATAATTATTATGTTGCTTTAAAACAATTCTTTGAGGTTACCGGTGGTAGCCATGATAGATCAATGACATCGCGTGCTCAGAAAGCACGTTCAAAGCTGTTAAAACTTTCTTCGTCACAGTTTTTCGAGTTGAGTACTGACGTCAGCGACGAATTGCAAAGACGAATTGATGAATCACAGCCACAACATGACTATTTAGTTCCTAATGAAAGTTTCCATGCAAAGAGGAACCAGGCAAGACAAAAATTGGCGAACTTATCCAATGCGAGATTTAATGATTTGGTCGATGATAttcttttcgaaatcaGAAGACGTGGGTTTGACACGTTACCTGAACCAGAAGAAGCAGATTATCAGGAATTCCCAAATGCTGatactgatgaagattttaATTCGAATGACAAGGCAGAGGTCTCCTCTCCTGCATTACACGTACTTGATTCTAAGCCATCGCCAATTGTACCTAGCAGTATAAATAATACGTCGGTGGAaaaattaccagaagatgagaatTCTGCACTTAATGCAACTTTGCAGACTTCTACAGTCATTCCAAAGACAGCATCAATCGACTGGAGTTCAGATGAAGAGGATCACAAACCAGAAGCTGATGAGAAGGAATTAGCTAGTGAAGACAATGACGTTATTAAGATAGATAGAGCGTTTTCACTAAATCAGTCCCCGGTCATTATTCCAGATGAAACACAAAGCCCACCTCAACCTACAGCTTCCTCACCTGTGGGAAATAGAAGTCCGATTTCCATAGATGACCATTTCACGTTCTCAGAGAGACCGTTATCACAATCCAGTGAGGCTAGAACTCCATTGGCTCAAACTGCTGCCACTACAGCAATGGCTGCAAGTGCTGGGTTGTCGCCTTTCACCagtaataaaaataaaatggGATCCTTGTCTCAATCGGTAGAACGTAACAAAGATCGTGATATAGAGCTATTAGTTCTGGAAGGGAATAAGTTGGACAGTACCATTACAACTTTGGAGAGAGAAAAATCagaacttttgaatcaattagatgaattgaagacCAATAATCAACGATTAACAGAAGAAGTTCagcaattgaaacagaatgCCGACCAATCAAGTACTACTAAAGCTCTAGATAGTAATTTCCAAAAGGGAATGTCCGAAATGACTACTCAACTAAATCAACTGTCAATAGAAAACGAAGAActcaaacaagaaaaactAGAACTTCAGCtgcaattgaaaaatataCAGTCTCCAGTTAAATCGATTGACGGTAAATCAGGGAAGGATGCTGCCTATTGGAAATCAAAGTATGAAGACGCTTTTGCTGAAAAACCTGTCAGAACaagctcttcttctatGGCCCCCATTTCAAACAAGCAACTTTTCCCTGAAACTAGTATAATACCGTCAAATCTCATCGACGACTTGGATTCCAAGTTATCACAAATACTAAGCCTCATTGTGTCACCTGAACCTCcagttttgtttttattcGAGAACATTGCTTCCATTTCAGaatattgttcaaaaattttAACTTTAGTTCACTCCCCAGATACAAAGACCATGAGACTAGTGTTAGAGAACACAATATCACATGCTATCACATCTGTGCGTTACTTCAGCAGCTATAAAACTCCATTATCAAGAgttattcttgaaaattCTGTTTCAGAAATCTCATTTGCAATCTATGATTTGGTTAAGACGGTAAATGGCGGATCCAATAACGATGAAATATTCACATCAAATAAATCTGGTGATCAACTGGATAGTCCACTTGGCCTCTCCATGCAAAATAGACAAACCTCGAATAACTTTGCTAAAGGTTTACACGAGGGAAGTGTTTTAGACAAACCATCACTTCTTCCTTCTCGGGCTGATAGCGTTGAAATGTCTCCGGTCAAACCTTTGAAAATTACccagaaaaaaaataccGACGACGCGTCATCAAGGCCTGTTTCAGTTAGAAAGCCCTCTGGAACTGGCTTATTTACAGCAATGCTTAATGGGGGTATGAAGAAAGATAACGcatcaaagaaatccaaGAATATATTGCAGTTAGAATTACCTCTGGATaacaattccaaatcgGAAAGCAATGCTCCTATAATCGAACGCAGAGAATTGAAGACCATTGATGCAATTAAGTCTGCTTCAGCCAGCAATTCACTTCTACCTACTTCGCCACTTGCCAAAAAATCATCAGCAGTTGTTCCTTCTGACTTTAAAGACCCAAATCCTTTTGAGTTATCATCTCCAGAAAAGGGAAAGCTATTGCAAAATATTAATTCTGACATATACAACAGcaatgatgaagaaactgaaagCGAAAGTGTAGAGGAGGAGGACGATGGGAATTCTACATATGAAGTGTTAAGACAAACCATGAAGCAAAAGCATctacaagaagaaaacggaaccaacgaagaaaaaaatttgaaaggaATTTTTTCGCCAGTGGTACATCCACAACCTATTGAAGTTTCAACAGAGGATGTCGACTTAAATGAGAAGtcattcaattttgaatctgaagaaaatgCTAAATCTGAATCTGAATCTGTACCTTCGATAACtgtaaacaaaaagaatataaaaCTCGTTCCTATCCCTGCCGTTACTccaactttgaaacaaaaagagCCATCCCCATCACCTACTGCCGAATTGGTTATTTCTCCATTAAGGCCTATAGTAACTGCTTCTGATAATTCAAAAGTTAATGACGATCAGAAGGCCGTCGATGCCAACAAAAGCGAGTCAGAAACTAAAGAAATCGCAGAACAATCAGAAACTGGTGAAACTGACGACGACATTGAATTTGACGTTGATGCGTTTGACATTGAAAATCCTGACAATAGTCTTTCTGACTTATTGCTATACCTAGAATATCAGACAATGGATGTTATAAACACAATTCAATCGTTATTGAGCAGTATTAAGTTACCTAAATCCACTGCTGGAGAACTAAGAACCGAATCAAATGCTATCAATCAAGTAATAAGGCAAATGGTGGAAGCTACAAGTGTTTCCATGAACCAAAGCCGTAAttctcaattgaaagaacaTGGTTCATGGGTTGTTCAGAGTTTAGATGACTGTCGTCGTAGAATGACCATACTTTGTCATCTTAAACCAGACGGTATTGTAGTAGCGCACGAGGGGGACGAAGAGTTCGCAGATAAGCATTTCAAACAACGTTTAGCTGGTATTGCATTTGATGTAGCAAAGTGTACCAAAGAATTGGTAAAGACTGTGGAAGAAGCTAGTCTTAAGACCAACATTGAGTATTTAAATGCTAAGCTTTCCAAGTAA